A window from Candidatus Latescibacterota bacterium encodes these proteins:
- a CDS encoding proline--tRNA ligase — translation MSQGIAKQSEDYSRWYTDVVQKAELADYSPVKGSMVIRPYGYGLWENMREGLDRRFKATGHVNAYFPMLIPESFLKREAEHVEGFAPELAVVTHGGGKKLEEPLVIRPTSETIIWSMYKKWIQSHRDLPLLINQWANVVRWEMRTRLFLRTTEFLWQEGHTAHATAAEAEEETLRMLDVYADFAENEMALPVIKGLKTEQEKFAGAVRTYCIEALMGDGKALQAGTSHNLGQNFARAFDVTYQNEAGERELVWATSWGVSTRLVGALVMAHGDDAGLILPPRLAPVQVVVVPIYKTDEERSATVAEAHRVAEQLTAAGLRVHVDDRDNFKPGWKYAEWELKGVPLRLEIGPKDLEKRSVFSARRDVREKQGLAVDGLDKSVTDLLATIQRDIFQRAVDFRRSNTTRVDSWDEFKDVLESKGGFLVAHWDGTDETESAIQEETKATIRCIPLEMDPADLEPGVCVYSGRASSRRVIFAKSY, via the coding sequence ATGTCGCAGGGGATCGCCAAGCAGAGCGAGGACTACTCGCGCTGGTACACGGACGTGGTCCAGAAGGCCGAGCTGGCGGACTACTCGCCCGTGAAGGGCAGCATGGTGATCCGCCCCTACGGCTACGGCCTCTGGGAGAACATGCGCGAGGGTCTGGACCGCCGCTTCAAGGCCACCGGGCACGTCAACGCCTACTTCCCCATGCTGATCCCCGAGAGCTTCCTCAAGCGCGAGGCCGAGCACGTGGAGGGCTTCGCGCCCGAGCTGGCCGTGGTCACGCACGGCGGCGGCAAGAAGCTCGAGGAGCCGCTGGTGATCCGGCCGACCAGCGAGACGATCATCTGGTCCATGTACAAGAAGTGGATCCAGAGCCACCGCGATCTGCCGCTGCTCATCAACCAGTGGGCCAACGTCGTGCGCTGGGAGATGCGCACGCGGCTCTTCCTGCGCACCACGGAGTTCCTCTGGCAGGAGGGCCACACCGCGCACGCCACGGCCGCCGAGGCCGAGGAAGAGACGCTGCGCATGCTGGACGTCTACGCCGACTTCGCCGAGAACGAGATGGCCCTGCCCGTGATCAAGGGCCTCAAGACCGAGCAGGAGAAGTTCGCCGGCGCCGTGCGCACCTACTGCATCGAGGCGCTCATGGGCGACGGCAAGGCCCTGCAGGCCGGCACCAGCCACAACCTCGGCCAGAACTTCGCGCGCGCCTTCGACGTGACCTATCAGAACGAGGCGGGCGAGCGCGAGCTGGTCTGGGCCACGAGCTGGGGCGTCTCGACGCGGCTGGTGGGCGCGCTGGTCATGGCCCACGGCGACGACGCCGGCCTCATCCTCCCCCCCCGCCTCGCGCCCGTGCAGGTGGTGGTGGTGCCCATCTACAAGACCGACGAGGAGCGCAGCGCCACGGTGGCCGAAGCCCACCGCGTGGCCGAGCAGCTCACCGCCGCCGGCCTGCGCGTCCACGTGGACGACCGCGACAACTTCAAGCCCGGCTGGAAGTACGCCGAGTGGGAACTGAAGGGCGTCCCCCTGCGGCTCGAGATCGGCCCCAAGGACCTGGAGAAGCGCTCGGTGTTCAGCGCGCGGCGGGATGTCCGCGAGAAGCAGGGCCTGGCGGTGGATGGCCTCGACAAGAGCGTCACCGACTTGCTTGCGACGATCCAGCGCGACATCTTCCAGCGCGCCGTCGACTTCCGCCGGTCGAACACCACCCGGGTCGACTCCTGGGACGAGTTCAAGGACGTGCTGGAGTCCAAGGGCGGCTTCCTGGTCGCGCACTGGGACGGCACCGACGAGACCGAGTCGGCCATCCAGGAGGAGACCAAGGCCACCATCCGCTGCATCCCGCTGGAGATGGACCCGGCCGACCTGGAGCCCGGCGTCTGCGTCTACTCGGGGCGGGCCAGTTCGCGGCGCGTGATCTTCGCGAAGTCCTACTAG
- a CDS encoding DNA-binding protein yields MDHRETPRGFLLRLDRGEEIISTLTRWLEEKDIRFGALTGIGAVDDPELGLFTMKTKEYLRTRFEGEYEIVNLTGNVSTVDGKPFPHIHGLFSDLGCQVVGGHVFHAEVAVTCEIDLAVYPGEVKRSKDAVTTLNLLDFRA; encoded by the coding sequence ATGGACCACCGCGAGACGCCCCGGGGCTTTCTGCTCCGTCTGGATCGGGGCGAGGAGATCATCAGCACGCTGACGCGCTGGCTCGAGGAGAAGGACATCCGCTTCGGGGCGCTCACCGGCATCGGCGCCGTGGACGACCCCGAGCTCGGCCTCTTCACCATGAAGACGAAGGAGTACCTGCGCACCCGCTTCGAGGGCGAGTACGAGATCGTCAACCTCACGGGCAACGTGAGCACCGTGGACGGGAAACCCTTCCCGCACATCCACGGGCTCTTCTCCGATCTCGGTTGCCAGGTGGTGGGCGGGCACGTCTTCCACGCCGAGGTGGCCGTGACCTGTGAGATCGACCTTGCGGTCTACCCCGGCGAGGTGAAGCGCAGCAAGGACGCGGTCACGACGCTGAATCTGCTGGATTTCCGGGCATAG
- a CDS encoding acyl-CoA dehydrogenase family protein: MADGTTTDMIRGCSFLVEEHPLERVFTPEGFNSEEKMIGDMVSQFVAGSVMPKMDALESLQEGAMPGLLKEAGALGLLMIDVPEAYGGMAQPKRVGMLVAEKLAPSGSFQVGHGAHTGIGTLPIVYFGTPEQKQKYLPRLATGEILGAYALTEAGSGSDAMAARTKAVPSADGSHFVLNGEKMWITNAGFADLFIVFAQVPPEEEGGKDRFTAFILEKGMEGFRTGAEEKKMGIKGSSTRILVLEDVKVPAENVLGRIGRGAAIAFNILNVGRFKLGAGATGSAELALIDAVKYGNGRQQFGVPITSFGMIKHKIGEMAARVYAAQSMVYRTAGYIDQNIATLDKGAEDYDAQVVEHGIREYMTECSMMKVYCSEALDYCVDECVQIFGGYGYSQEYVAERYYRDSRINRIFEGTNEINRMIIAGDVIKKAAKNHLPIFARAKALLEELMGVPSFDTGDDGDFLGGEQHAVTQAKKTTLLTLGAVAQELGDKLKEPMAHEEVLSFLADMIMDVYAMESTVMRTRKIQAQGDAAKTNVAADMTRIICTEGLDRIEMRARETLAAVMSGDTLSTTLAGLRRVIKHTPLDTVTLRRQVADVLIDSEKWPL, encoded by the coding sequence ATGGCAGACGGAACCACCACCGACATGATCCGCGGCTGCAGTTTCCTGGTGGAGGAGCACCCGCTCGAGCGGGTCTTCACGCCCGAGGGGTTCAACTCGGAAGAGAAGATGATCGGCGACATGGTGAGCCAGTTCGTCGCCGGCTCGGTGATGCCGAAGATGGACGCGCTCGAGTCGCTGCAGGAGGGCGCCATGCCCGGCCTGCTCAAGGAGGCCGGCGCGCTGGGCCTGCTCATGATCGACGTCCCCGAGGCCTACGGCGGCATGGCCCAGCCCAAGCGCGTGGGCATGCTGGTGGCCGAGAAGCTCGCGCCCAGCGGCTCGTTCCAGGTGGGCCACGGCGCGCACACCGGCATCGGGACGCTGCCCATCGTCTACTTCGGCACGCCAGAGCAGAAGCAGAAGTACCTGCCCCGCCTGGCCACGGGCGAGATCCTCGGCGCCTACGCGCTGACCGAGGCGGGCAGCGGTTCCGACGCCATGGCCGCGCGCACGAAGGCCGTCCCCAGCGCCGACGGCAGCCACTTCGTGCTGAACGGCGAGAAGATGTGGATCACCAACGCCGGCTTCGCCGACCTGTTCATCGTCTTCGCGCAGGTGCCGCCGGAGGAGGAGGGCGGCAAGGACCGCTTCACGGCCTTCATCCTGGAGAAGGGCATGGAGGGCTTCCGCACGGGCGCCGAGGAGAAGAAGATGGGCATCAAGGGCTCCTCCACGCGCATCCTGGTGCTGGAGGACGTCAAGGTGCCCGCCGAGAACGTGCTCGGCCGCATCGGCCGCGGCGCGGCGATCGCGTTCAACATCCTCAACGTGGGCCGCTTCAAGCTGGGCGCGGGCGCCACGGGCAGCGCCGAGCTGGCGCTGATCGACGCGGTGAAGTACGGCAACGGGCGGCAGCAGTTCGGCGTGCCCATCACCAGTTTCGGCATGATCAAGCACAAGATCGGCGAGATGGCGGCGCGGGTCTACGCCGCGCAGAGCATGGTCTACCGCACGGCGGGCTACATCGACCAGAACATCGCCACGCTGGACAAGGGCGCCGAGGACTACGACGCCCAGGTGGTGGAACACGGCATCCGCGAGTACATGACGGAGTGCTCCATGATGAAGGTCTACTGCTCCGAGGCGCTGGACTACTGCGTCGACGAGTGCGTGCAGATCTTCGGCGGCTACGGCTACTCGCAGGAGTACGTGGCCGAGCGCTACTACCGCGACAGCCGCATCAACCGCATCTTCGAGGGCACGAACGAGATCAACCGGATGATCATCGCCGGAGACGTGATCAAGAAGGCGGCGAAGAACCACCTGCCGATCTTCGCGCGCGCCAAGGCGCTGCTCGAGGAGCTGATGGGCGTGCCGAGCTTCGACACCGGCGACGACGGCGACTTCCTCGGCGGCGAGCAGCACGCGGTCACCCAGGCGAAGAAGACCACGCTGCTCACCCTCGGCGCGGTGGCGCAGGAGCTGGGCGACAAGCTCAAGGAGCCCATGGCGCACGAGGAGGTGCTGAGCTTCCTGGCCGACATGATCATGGACGTCTACGCCATGGAGTCCACGGTCATGCGCACGCGCAAGATCCAGGCGCAGGGCGACGCGGCGAAGACGAACGTCGCCGCCGACATGACGCGCATCATCTGCACCGAGGGCCTCGACCGCATCGAGATGCGCGCACGCGAGACGCTGGCCGCGGTGATGAGCGGCGACACGCTGAGCACCACGCTGGCCGGCCTGCGCCGCGTGATCAAGCACACGCCGCTGGATACGGTGACCCTGCGCCGCCAGGTGGCGGACGTCTTGATCGACTCGGAGAAGTGGCCGCTCTAG
- a CDS encoding acetyl-CoA C-acyltransferase, whose translation MSEAVIVAATRTAVGKAPRGTLSATRPDTLAATAVKGLLARVPGLDPALVDDLILGCAFPEAEQGMNFARQVVFLAGLPDAVPAMTMNRYCSSGLEAIHLAALKVASGTVRCAIAGGSESMSLIPMGGVKIVPNPELAAHRPEAYLNMGLTAERVAEMDGVSREDQDAFALESHRRAVAAREGGRFDEEITPVTVTRSRPAGKGGKLVSASEDFARDEGPRADTNAEALAGLRPVFKLGGTVTAGNSSQMSDGAAAVMVCDSDFAAEHGLTPLARLVSYAAAGLAPEIMGLGPVEAVPKALKAAGLALDAMDVIELNEAFAAQGIAVMRRLGMDPAKTNVNGGAIALGHPLGCTGAKLTTQALHELRRRKARYAMVTMCVGGGMGAAGIFENLQ comes from the coding sequence ATGTCCGAAGCAGTGATCGTCGCCGCCACTCGCACCGCCGTGGGCAAGGCCCCGCGCGGGACGCTTTCGGCCACGCGTCCGGACACCCTGGCCGCCACGGCCGTGAAGGGTCTGCTCGCGCGCGTGCCCGGCCTGGACCCCGCCCTGGTGGACGACCTGATCCTCGGCTGCGCCTTTCCCGAGGCCGAGCAGGGGATGAACTTCGCCCGCCAGGTGGTCTTCCTCGCCGGCCTGCCCGACGCCGTGCCCGCCATGACGATGAACCGCTACTGCTCGAGCGGGCTGGAGGCCATCCATCTGGCCGCGCTCAAGGTGGCCAGCGGCACCGTGCGCTGCGCCATCGCCGGCGGGTCGGAGTCCATGAGCCTCATCCCCATGGGCGGGGTGAAGATCGTCCCCAATCCGGAGCTGGCCGCGCATCGCCCCGAGGCCTATCTCAACATGGGCCTCACGGCCGAGCGCGTCGCCGAGATGGACGGCGTCAGTCGCGAGGACCAGGACGCCTTCGCGCTCGAGAGCCACCGCCGCGCGGTCGCGGCGCGAGAGGGCGGTCGCTTCGACGAGGAGATCACGCCGGTGACGGTCACGCGCTCGCGCCCCGCGGGCAAGGGCGGCAAGCTGGTCAGCGCGAGCGAGGACTTCGCGCGCGACGAAGGCCCCCGCGCCGACACCAACGCCGAGGCGCTGGCGGGGCTGCGGCCGGTCTTCAAGCTGGGCGGGACCGTGACCGCCGGCAACTCGAGCCAGATGAGCGACGGCGCCGCGGCCGTGATGGTCTGCGACAGCGACTTCGCCGCCGAGCACGGCCTCACGCCCCTCGCGCGGCTGGTGAGCTACGCCGCCGCGGGGCTGGCGCCCGAGATCATGGGCCTCGGTCCGGTGGAAGCCGTGCCGAAGGCCCTGAAGGCGGCGGGGCTGGCGCTCGATGCCATGGACGTCATCGAGCTGAACGAGGCCTTCGCGGCCCAGGGCATCGCCGTGATGCGGCGCCTGGGAATGGATCCCGCGAAGACCAACGTGAACGGCGGGGCCATCGCACTGGGGCATCCGCTGGGTTGCACGGGGGCCAAGCTCACGACCCAGGCCCTCCACGAACTGCGGCGGCGCAAGGCGCGCTACGCGATGGTGACGATGTGCGTGGGCGGCGGCATGGGCGCCGCGGGGATCTTCGAGAACTTGCAGTAG
- a CDS encoding 3-hydroxyacyl-CoA dehydrogenase/enoyl-CoA hydratase family protein produces MRISIERAAVLGSGVMGSAIAAHLANAGIPSLMLDVVPAGAPEGDRAARNRLGADALARALKAKPAPFFRNDLAAMVEIGNLEDDLPRIAEADWIIEVVKEDLAIKKAVLARAAKYRRPGSILTSNTSGLSIAAMAEGLDDDFRRHFLGSHFFNPPRYLKLLELIPGPDTDPELLAALAAFADRRLGKGVVIARDTPNFVANRIGVFGMLDTLRAMEEQGLTVEEVDFLTGPLVGRPKSASFRTADLVGLDTFVAVAGNVHAGCPDDEQRESFATPPLLARMIDKGLLGEKSGAGFYKKSRGADGRSDILTLDTLSLEHREKLKPSFPEIEGLKSIEALPEKVAALAAMDSRAGAFTWRTLSRLFAYCAHRVGEICDDPRPIDDGMKWGFAWEAGPFELWDAMGLAATVERMRAEGIALPAWIDAMLEAGASSFYRVEDGAVAVWRPADRAYAAPPADPGKLELNLLRRAGAVVKRNEGASLMDLGDGVLGLEFHSKMNSIGGDILGITRTAVTTATDEGWAGIVVGNQGTNFSVGANLMLVLFAALEGDWDEVNLMIKAFQGATMAMKYSPVPVVVAPAALALGGGAEYVLHGQRVRAAAESYIGLVEVGVGLLPAGGGCKELYLRMLERWSGTDNLLPPVRAAFETIGMAKVSTSALEARSLGYLRDTDEYSMNRDRLIADAKATVLGMAHAGHDPGHPRTDIPVMGAAGLAALRVGLFNMADGGYISAHDRKIGEKVANVLCGGELTGTQRVTEEYLLELEREAFLSLVGEPKTLERIQHTLKTGKPLRN; encoded by the coding sequence ATGCGCATCTCCATCGAGCGGGCGGCGGTTCTGGGCAGCGGCGTCATGGGGTCGGCCATCGCGGCCCACCTGGCCAACGCGGGCATCCCCTCCCTCATGCTGGACGTGGTGCCGGCCGGCGCCCCCGAGGGCGACCGCGCGGCCCGCAACCGACTCGGCGCCGACGCCCTCGCCCGCGCGCTCAAGGCCAAGCCCGCGCCCTTCTTCCGGAACGACCTGGCCGCCATGGTGGAGATCGGCAACCTCGAGGACGACCTCCCCCGCATCGCCGAGGCCGACTGGATCATCGAGGTGGTCAAGGAGGACCTGGCCATCAAGAAGGCCGTGCTGGCGCGCGCGGCCAAGTACCGCCGGCCGGGCAGCATCCTGACGAGCAACACCTCGGGGCTCTCCATCGCCGCCATGGCAGAGGGCCTGGACGACGACTTCCGCCGCCACTTCCTCGGCAGCCATTTCTTCAACCCGCCGCGCTACCTGAAGCTGCTCGAGCTGATCCCCGGTCCCGACACGGACCCCGAGCTGCTCGCCGCGCTGGCGGCCTTCGCCGACCGGCGCCTGGGCAAGGGCGTCGTGATCGCGCGCGACACCCCCAACTTCGTGGCCAACCGCATCGGCGTCTTCGGCATGCTGGATACGCTGCGCGCCATGGAGGAGCAGGGACTCACCGTGGAGGAAGTGGACTTCCTCACCGGTCCGCTGGTGGGACGTCCCAAGAGCGCGAGCTTCCGCACGGCGGACCTCGTGGGCCTGGACACCTTCGTCGCCGTGGCGGGGAACGTCCACGCGGGCTGCCCCGACGACGAGCAGCGCGAGAGCTTCGCCACGCCGCCGCTGCTGGCGCGCATGATCGACAAGGGCCTGCTGGGCGAGAAGAGCGGCGCCGGCTTCTACAAGAAGTCGCGCGGCGCGGACGGCCGAAGCGACATCCTCACCCTCGACACGCTGTCCCTGGAGCATCGCGAGAAGCTGAAGCCGTCCTTCCCCGAGATCGAGGGGCTCAAGAGCATCGAGGCGCTGCCCGAGAAGGTGGCCGCGCTCGCCGCCATGGACAGCCGCGCGGGCGCCTTCACCTGGCGCACGCTGAGCCGCCTCTTCGCCTACTGCGCGCACCGCGTGGGCGAGATCTGCGACGACCCCCGCCCCATCGATGACGGCATGAAGTGGGGCTTCGCCTGGGAGGCCGGTCCCTTCGAGCTCTGGGACGCCATGGGCCTCGCGGCCACGGTGGAGCGCATGCGCGCCGAGGGCATCGCCCTGCCCGCCTGGATCGACGCCATGCTCGAGGCCGGCGCCAGCAGCTTCTACCGCGTGGAGGACGGCGCCGTGGCCGTCTGGCGCCCGGCCGACCGGGCCTACGCCGCGCCGCCCGCCGACCCCGGCAAGCTGGAGCTGAACCTGCTGCGCCGCGCCGGCGCGGTGGTGAAGCGCAACGAGGGCGCGAGCCTGATGGACCTGGGCGACGGCGTCCTCGGCCTCGAGTTCCACTCCAAGATGAACAGCATCGGCGGGGACATCCTCGGCATCACGCGGACCGCAGTCACGACCGCAACCGACGAGGGCTGGGCCGGCATCGTGGTGGGCAACCAGGGGACGAACTTCTCCGTGGGCGCCAACCTGATGCTGGTGCTCTTCGCCGCGCTGGAGGGCGACTGGGACGAGGTCAACCTCATGATCAAGGCCTTCCAGGGCGCGACGATGGCGATGAAGTACTCGCCCGTTCCCGTGGTGGTGGCGCCCGCGGCGCTGGCCCTGGGCGGCGGCGCCGAGTACGTCCTTCACGGGCAGCGCGTGCGCGCGGCGGCGGAGAGCTACATCGGCCTGGTCGAAGTCGGCGTGGGCCTGCTGCCCGCCGGCGGCGGCTGCAAGGAACTCTACCTGCGCATGCTCGAGCGCTGGTCGGGCACGGACAACCTCCTGCCCCCCGTGCGCGCGGCCTTCGAGACCATCGGCATGGCCAAGGTCTCCACCAGCGCGCTCGAGGCCCGCAGCCTCGGCTACCTGCGCGACACCGACGAGTACAGCATGAACCGCGACCGCCTGATCGCCGACGCCAAGGCCACCGTGCTGGGCATGGCCCATGCGGGTCACGACCCCGGCCATCCGCGCACGGACATCCCGGTGATGGGCGCGGCGGGCCTGGCGGCGCTGCGCGTGGGGCTCTTCAACATGGCCGATGGCGGGTACATCAGCGCGCACGACCGCAAGATCGGCGAGAAGGTCGCGAACGTCCTCTGCGGCGGCGAGCTGACCGGCACGCAGAGGGTGACCGAGGAGTATCTGCTGGAGCTCGAGCGCGAGGCCTTCCTCTCGCTCGTGGGCGAGCCGAAGACCCTCGAGCGCATCCAGCACACCCTGAAGACGGGAAAACCGCTTCGCAACTGA
- a CDS encoding TetR/AcrR family transcriptional regulator → MTASKSKADKRERILAAAVESFSRQGFYRTRIHDIAARAGVADGTVYLYYRNKEALLEAVFAEVMESFLEAAQAKARQPLPAPERLRQVLALHLGALGRDRDLATVFQVELRHSVRLMERYGQGHLRDYFRLIAGLLESGQAEGTVRPGLDARFAARCIFGMVDESVTAWVLHGQDRQLDELAAPLMDFLLHGLAPAGSGV, encoded by the coding sequence GTGACCGCCAGCAAGAGCAAGGCCGACAAGCGAGAACGCATCCTGGCAGCGGCCGTGGAGAGCTTCAGCCGGCAGGGCTTCTACCGCACCCGCATCCACGACATCGCGGCCCGGGCCGGCGTGGCCGACGGGACCGTCTATCTCTACTATCGGAACAAGGAGGCGCTTCTGGAGGCCGTGTTCGCGGAAGTGATGGAAAGCTTCCTCGAGGCCGCCCAGGCCAAAGCCCGCCAGCCGCTGCCGGCGCCCGAGCGCCTGCGCCAGGTGCTGGCCCTGCACCTGGGCGCCCTGGGACGCGACCGCGACCTCGCCACGGTCTTCCAGGTGGAGCTGCGGCACAGCGTGCGTCTCATGGAGCGCTACGGGCAGGGGCATCTGCGGGACTACTTCCGCCTCATCGCCGGCCTGCTGGAGTCCGGGCAGGCCGAGGGCACGGTGCGCCCGGGGCTCGACGCCCGCTTCGCCGCGCGCTGCATCTTCGGCATGGTGGACGAATCCGTCACGGCCTGGGTGCTTCACGGCCAGGACCGCCAGCTGGACGAGCTCGCCGCGCCCCTCATGGACTTCCTCCTCCACGGCCTCGCGCCGGCCGGGTCCGGCGTCTAG